In a genomic window of Gloeocapsopsis dulcis:
- the dnaK gene encoding molecular chaperone DnaK, with the protein MGKVIGIDLGTTNSCVAILEGGQPMVIANSEGGRTTPSVVGFGKGSDHLIGQLAKRQLVTNAENTIYSIKRFIGRRWDDTTAERQRVSYKCVKGRDNTVDVQIHDRTYTPQEISAMILRKLKQDAESFLGEAIAQAVITVPAYFTDAQRQATKDAGTIAGMEVLRIINEPTAAALAYGLDKLEQEQKILVFDLGGGTFDVSVLQLGDGVFEVKATAGNNQLGGDDFDNCIVNWMITRFQEQENIDLAVDKMALQRLREAAEKAKIELSSLGTTTINLPFITADATGPKHLEMELTRAKFEDLVNHLVAATIKPMSQALKDSSLQPADINRIILVGGSTRIPAVTDAVQKFFNGKVPERSVNPDEAVALGAAIQGGVLGGEVEDVLLLDVTPLSLGIETLGEVFTKVIERNTTIPTSKSQVFSTATDGQSSVEIHVLQGERPLAKDNKSLGKFLLTGIPPAPRGIPQIEVLFEIDVDGILKVLAQDKGTGREQSIRITNTGGLSAVEIEHMRQEAEIYAEQDKKRVEMIALRNQAEDLLYTYESTLKDNEHLISDRLKLEINQKAEELRSAFGEQTTTVEGVKQILNNFQQTLLAIGTDVYNKVDVEQQPVHAEENVVIPTESNLESGSGTVENATVAEEYNFDFDEDYTATADYEAIE; encoded by the coding sequence ATGGGAAAAGTCATTGGCATCGACTTAGGCACCACGAATAGTTGTGTTGCCATCTTAGAGGGTGGTCAACCAATGGTTATTGCCAATTCTGAAGGAGGAAGAACAACCCCTAGTGTTGTAGGTTTTGGTAAAGGTAGCGATCACCTGATTGGGCAACTCGCCAAGCGACAACTCGTCACTAATGCGGAAAATACAATCTACAGCATCAAGCGATTTATCGGGCGGCGCTGGGATGATACTACTGCAGAACGTCAGCGAGTTTCTTACAAGTGCGTCAAAGGTCGAGACAATACAGTTGATGTCCAAATTCACGATCGCACCTACACTCCTCAGGAAATTTCGGCAATGATTTTGCGGAAGCTCAAACAGGATGCTGAAAGTTTCCTTGGTGAAGCGATCGCCCAGGCAGTCATTACGGTGCCAGCTTACTTTACAGACGCCCAACGTCAAGCTACCAAAGATGCTGGCACGATTGCTGGAATGGAAGTGTTACGCATTATTAACGAACCCACAGCAGCAGCTTTAGCTTACGGTTTGGATAAGCTTGAACAAGAGCAAAAAATTCTAGTATTCGATCTTGGCGGCGGAACTTTTGATGTTTCTGTCCTCCAACTGGGAGATGGTGTATTTGAAGTCAAAGCGACTGCTGGTAACAACCAACTTGGTGGCGATGACTTTGATAACTGTATTGTTAACTGGATGATTACCCGTTTTCAAGAACAAGAAAACATTGATTTAGCTGTAGACAAAATGGCACTGCAGCGGCTGCGGGAAGCAGCGGAGAAAGCCAAAATAGAATTGTCTAGTCTAGGTACTACAACAATTAATCTACCCTTCATCACAGCTGATGCAACTGGACCAAAGCATTTAGAAATGGAACTCACCCGCGCTAAATTTGAAGACTTGGTGAACCATCTCGTTGCTGCGACGATCAAACCCATGAGTCAGGCTTTAAAAGACAGCAGTTTGCAACCAGCAGACATTAACCGCATCATTCTCGTTGGTGGCTCAACGCGCATTCCGGCAGTAACAGATGCTGTCCAAAAATTTTTTAACGGCAAAGTCCCAGAACGTTCAGTCAATCCAGATGAAGCAGTCGCTTTGGGTGCTGCGATTCAAGGCGGAGTACTAGGAGGCGAAGTCGAAGACGTTCTGCTGTTAGATGTCACTCCCCTGTCGCTAGGGATTGAGACGCTAGGAGAAGTCTTTACAAAAGTTATCGAGCGTAATACAACAATCCCAACCAGTAAATCACAGGTGTTTTCTACTGCAACTGATGGTCAATCATCCGTAGAAATTCACGTGCTTCAAGGAGAACGCCCATTAGCGAAAGATAATAAAAGCCTTGGTAAGTTTCTCTTAACCGGAATTCCTCCAGCGCCTCGGGGGATACCTCAAATTGAAGTGTTGTTTGAGATTGATGTCGATGGCATTCTCAAAGTTTTGGCTCAAGACAAAGGTACAGGGCGCGAACAAAGCATTAGGATCACAAATACTGGTGGCTTAAGTGCTGTAGAAATAGAACATATGCGTCAAGAAGCAGAAATCTACGCTGAACAAGACAAAAAGCGTGTAGAAATGATTGCTTTGCGCAACCAAGCAGAAGATTTGTTATACACTTACGAATCAACTTTAAAAGATAACGAGCATTTAATCAGCGATCGCCTGAAACTCGAAATCAATCAAAAAGCTGAAGAGCTGCGTTCTGCTTTTGGGGAACAAACTACCACAGTAGAAGGAGTCAAGCAAATTTTAAACAACTTCCAACAGACACTGTTGGCAATTGGTACAGATGTTTACAACAAAGTTGATGTAGAGCAACAACCAGTCCATGCAGAAGAAAATGTTGTTATCCCAACCGAAAGCAATCTGGAATCGGGATCAGGCACAGTAGAGAATGCTACCGTTGCAGAAGAATACAATTTTGATTTTGATGAAGATTACACAGCCACAGCCGATTACGAGGCAATTGAGTAA
- the dnaJ gene encoding molecular chaperone DnaJ, protein MARDYYEILGVSRDADKEEIKRAYRRLARKYHPDVNKESGAEERFKEINRAYEVLSEPETRARYDRFGEAGVAGGVGVGGFQDMGDMGGFADLFESFFSGFSGAGQQARSRRSGPVRGDDLRLDLKLEFREAVFGGEKEIRISHLETCEVCSGSGAKPGTRPRTCSTCSGSGQVRRVTRTPFGSFTQVSTCPTCNGTGQMIEEKCEACEGNGVRQVTKKLKITIPAGVDNGTRLRISGEGDAGQRNGPAGDLYVYLFVNEDAEFQREGINVLSEIKISYLQAILGCRIQVNTVDGPQELLVPAGTQPNTVITLENHGVPRLGNPVSRGDHLMTILIDIPTKITTEERELLEKLAKIKGDRTGKGGLEGFLGNLFQR, encoded by the coding sequence ATGGCCCGCGACTACTACGAAATTTTAGGTGTTTCTCGTGACGCCGACAAAGAAGAAATCAAGCGCGCCTACCGGCGATTGGCCCGGAAGTATCACCCTGATGTGAACAAAGAATCCGGAGCAGAGGAGCGCTTTAAAGAAATTAATCGGGCTTACGAAGTGCTTTCTGAACCCGAGACACGCGCTCGCTACGATCGCTTTGGTGAAGCTGGGGTCGCCGGTGGAGTTGGAGTCGGAGGATTCCAAGATATGGGCGATATGGGCGGTTTTGCCGACTTGTTTGAAAGCTTCTTTAGCGGTTTTTCTGGGGCAGGACAACAAGCGCGATCGCGACGCAGCGGTCCTGTGCGCGGTGACGATCTGCGATTAGATCTCAAACTAGAGTTTCGCGAAGCCGTTTTCGGTGGGGAAAAAGAAATCCGCATTTCACACTTAGAAACCTGTGAAGTTTGTAGCGGTTCAGGTGCGAAACCTGGAACTCGACCGCGAACCTGTTCGACGTGTAGTGGTTCCGGTCAAGTGCGGCGCGTGACACGTACGCCTTTTGGTAGTTTTACCCAAGTCTCAACTTGTCCTACGTGTAATGGCACAGGACAAATGATTGAAGAAAAGTGCGAAGCTTGCGAAGGTAACGGCGTACGACAAGTTACAAAGAAGCTGAAAATTACAATTCCTGCTGGAGTCGATAACGGAACGCGGTTGCGGATCTCTGGAGAAGGCGATGCTGGTCAGCGTAACGGTCCTGCAGGAGATTTGTACGTTTATTTGTTCGTCAATGAAGATGCAGAATTTCAACGCGAAGGCATCAATGTCCTGTCAGAGATTAAAATTAGCTATCTCCAAGCGATCTTAGGATGTCGGATACAAGTAAACACTGTAGATGGACCACAAGAGTTGTTAGTACCAGCAGGAACGCAACCCAATACGGTCATTACGCTAGAAAATCATGGTGTCCCGCGCCTAGGTAATCCGGTGAGTCGCGGAGATCATCTCATGACAATTTTGATCGACATTCCGACGAAGATTACTACTGAGGAGAGGGAATTACTAGAAAAATTAGCTAAAATTAAGGGCGATCGCACTGGTAAAGGCGGCTTAGAAGGATTTTTGGGAAATCTGTTCCAACGATGA
- a CDS encoding sulfurtransferase TusA family protein, whose protein sequence is MNQTALSQPHAQLDLRGTPCPLNFVRTKLRLEKMPIGSRLEVWLDPGEPIEQVPDSLTMAGYPVEQITECNGYFSLIVQRPGDANA, encoded by the coding sequence ATGAATCAAACGGCACTATCTCAACCTCACGCACAACTCGATTTGCGTGGTACTCCCTGTCCGCTAAATTTTGTGCGGACAAAACTTCGCTTGGAAAAAATGCCTATAGGGTCGCGCCTAGAAGTTTGGTTAGACCCTGGCGAACCAATTGAGCAGGTTCCTGATAGTTTAACAATGGCAGGTTATCCCGTTGAACAAATTACGGAATGTAATGGCTACTTTTCCCTAATAGTACAGCGCCCAGGTGATGCAAATGCATGA
- the rsgA gene encoding small ribosomal subunit biogenesis GTPase RsgA, whose protein sequence is MSKEATSKADVTLTGTVLAVQANYYQVRLNPSPLAPHPSSLLLCTRRARLKKLGQQVMVGDRVEIAEPDWAGGRGAIAGVLPRKSQLDRPPVANAEQILLVFALEEPPLDPYQLSHFLVKAESTGLDVRLCLNKSDLLTIEQQQQWRDRLEKWGYQPVFVSIRQGSSISEVRDLLKRRISAVAGPSGVGKSSLINALIPTVNLRIGEVSGKLSRGRHTTRHVELFTLPDGGLLADTPGFNQPDLSCHPQELVNYFPEARQRLAQQTCQFSDCLHRDEPNCAVRGDWERYEHYLAFLEDAIARQEQINQQADPESSLKLKTKRGKSQYEPKLETKYRRHSRRTEHQALQKLYQEADESQ, encoded by the coding sequence ATGAGTAAGGAAGCTACTAGCAAAGCAGATGTAACATTAACGGGTACAGTACTAGCAGTCCAAGCTAACTACTATCAAGTCCGCCTAAACCCCTCACCTCTCGCCCCTCATCCCTCATCCCTCCTTTTATGTACGCGGCGAGCACGACTCAAAAAGCTAGGACAGCAAGTTATGGTAGGCGATCGCGTGGAAATTGCCGAACCAGATTGGGCGGGCGGTAGAGGAGCGATCGCAGGTGTTTTACCGCGTAAATCTCAATTGGATCGTCCGCCAGTCGCAAATGCTGAACAAATTCTTTTGGTTTTTGCTTTAGAAGAACCACCATTAGATCCTTACCAACTTAGTCACTTTTTGGTTAAAGCTGAGTCTACAGGACTAGATGTCCGTTTGTGTTTGAACAAAAGCGATCTACTGACGATTGAACAACAGCAACAATGGCGCGATCGCCTAGAAAAATGGGGCTATCAGCCTGTGTTTGTCAGTATACGTCAGGGAAGTAGTATTTCTGAAGTACGAGATCTACTCAAACGGCGAATTTCTGCAGTGGCTGGACCTTCGGGTGTAGGAAAATCAAGTTTAATTAATGCTTTGATTCCAACAGTTAACCTGCGTATTGGTGAAGTTTCTGGTAAGCTTAGTCGCGGGCGTCATACGACTCGTCATGTAGAACTTTTCACATTACCTGATGGTGGATTACTCGCAGATACTCCTGGTTTCAATCAGCCAGATTTGAGTTGTCACCCACAAGAACTAGTCAATTATTTTCCCGAAGCACGACAGCGGCTAGCCCAACAAACTTGTCAATTTAGTGATTGTTTACATCGCGATGAGCCAAATTGTGCGGTGCGAGGTGATTGGGAACGATACGAGCATTATTTAGCTTTTCTCGAAGATGCGATCGCACGTCAAGAACAGATCAATCAGCAAGCCGATCCTGAATCAAGCTTGAAGCTGAAAACGAAGCGCGGTAAAAGTCAATACGAGCCAAAGCTAGAAACGAAATACCGACGGCATTCGCGACGAACTGAACACCAAGCACTACAAAAATTGTATCAAGAAGCCGATGAGTCGCAGTAG
- the grxC gene encoding glutaredoxin 3, whose protein sequence is MSPNIEIYTWSRCPFCIRAKALLKEKGVEFTEYVIDGDEAARSLMAKRAHGRRSVPQIFINDNHIGGCDDLYELEFQGKLDQLLAA, encoded by the coding sequence ATGAGTCCTAACATTGAAATTTATACTTGGAGTAGATGCCCCTTTTGTATTCGTGCCAAGGCTTTACTCAAAGAAAAAGGTGTTGAGTTTACAGAATATGTGATTGATGGCGATGAGGCAGCGCGATCGCTCATGGCAAAACGTGCTCATGGTAGACGTTCTGTTCCCCAGATTTTCATTAATGACAATCACATCGGTGGTTGTGACGATTTGTACGAATTGGAATTTCAAGGCAAGCTCGATCAATTGCTAGCAGCGTAA
- the gshB gene encoding glutathione synthase gives MKLAFIIDPITRLDPGHDTSVALMEAAQVLGHSVWVTQANCLSVVAGKAWAILEQVQLKPVQHIQGRWVAENPWFELSNRTFAPLESMDAVFMRTDPPVTVSYLYATYILDYIDPAKTLVINDPQGIRAANEKMYALQFTNWIPETIVSSDKQSIRKFVEKQGAAILKPLGNKAGEGILYLEAGDRNFNSIVELSTLQGSVPVMVQTYLAAAKEGDKRIILLDGKPIGALNRLSSGNEFRNNMAAGGTVAQIDITEQERQMCADIAKKLHQDGLYFVGIDVIGGYLTEVNVTSPTGIREIDRLESVRLGEQVIQWIELRN, from the coding sequence ATGAAACTTGCCTTTATCATCGATCCTATTACACGTCTCGATCCAGGACACGATACTAGCGTAGCCTTGATGGAAGCCGCACAAGTACTAGGTCATTCTGTTTGGGTCACTCAAGCAAACTGTTTAAGTGTTGTCGCCGGTAAAGCTTGGGCTATTTTAGAGCAAGTGCAGCTAAAACCTGTACAACACATCCAAGGGCGATGGGTAGCAGAAAATCCCTGGTTTGAATTGAGCAATCGCACCTTTGCGCCGTTAGAAAGTATGGATGCGGTCTTTATGCGTACCGATCCTCCTGTAACAGTTTCCTATCTTTATGCTACATACATTTTAGACTATATCGATCCTGCCAAAACCTTAGTTATCAACGATCCTCAAGGAATTAGGGCAGCGAATGAAAAAATGTATGCTCTGCAATTCACTAACTGGATTCCAGAAACAATTGTCAGTTCTGATAAACAATCAATTCGCAAGTTTGTTGAGAAACAAGGTGCTGCAATTCTCAAACCTTTGGGAAATAAAGCCGGAGAAGGAATTCTTTATTTAGAGGCAGGCGATCGCAATTTTAACTCAATCGTTGAGTTGAGCACTTTGCAAGGAAGTGTCCCCGTGATGGTACAAACCTACTTAGCAGCTGCCAAAGAAGGAGATAAAAGAATTATTCTGCTGGATGGTAAACCTATTGGTGCACTCAATCGACTTTCTTCGGGTAATGAATTTCGCAACAACATGGCAGCAGGCGGTACTGTTGCTCAAATCGATATTACCGAGCAAGAGCGGCAAATGTGTGCTGATATTGCTAAAAAACTACACCAAGACGGTTTGTATTTTGTGGGAATTGATGTCATTGGTGGTTATCTTACTGAAGTTAATGTGACAAGCCCAACAGGTATTCGAGAAATTGATCGCTTAGAAAGCGTTCGCTTAGGCGAACAAGTTATCCAGTGGATAGAATTAAGAAATTAG
- the ftsZ gene encoding cell division protein FtsZ — translation MVLNNKREPTEKSSQSPGQPGYSLSVNSNNPFNSSGIHFGQNYDSKGIPEHDDQIDDIVPGRVANIKVIGVGGGGGNAVNRMIASEVSGIEFWSINTDAQALTNTSATRRLQLGQKLTRGLGAGGNPAIGQKAAEESREEIAAALENADLVFITAGMGGGTGTGAAPIVAEIAKELGALTVGVITRPFMFEGRRRTSQAEQGIEALQSRVDTLIVIPNDKLLSVISEQTPVQEAFRIADDILRQGVQGISDIITIPGLVNVDFADVRAIMADAGSALMGIGIGSGKSRAREAANAAISSPLLESSIEGAKGVVFNITGGYDLTLHEVNAAAETIYEVVDPNANIIFGAVIDERLQGEIRITVIATGFNTEAAAEPQSSVKVISKPQKEAAPTNPPPAIEIETVEKPGLDIPEFLQRRRNPRS, via the coding sequence ATGGTGCTTAATAATAAAAGAGAGCCTACTGAAAAAAGCTCACAATCTCCAGGACAACCAGGGTACTCGCTGAGTGTCAACTCTAATAATCCCTTTAACTCCTCTGGGATTCACTTCGGGCAAAATTATGACTCCAAAGGAATACCTGAGCATGACGACCAAATAGATGATATTGTGCCAGGTCGAGTAGCTAATATCAAAGTTATTGGAGTTGGTGGTGGCGGTGGTAATGCTGTTAATAGAATGATTGCCAGTGAAGTAAGTGGTATTGAATTCTGGTCAATCAACACAGATGCTCAAGCTTTAACAAACACCTCAGCAACTCGTCGGTTGCAACTTGGACAGAAGCTAACGCGTGGACTTGGTGCTGGTGGTAATCCGGCGATCGGTCAAAAAGCAGCTGAAGAATCGCGTGAGGAAATTGCTGCGGCTCTAGAAAATGCAGATCTTGTTTTTATCACGGCGGGCATGGGCGGTGGTACAGGTACTGGTGCAGCACCGATTGTTGCAGAAATTGCCAAAGAATTAGGCGCACTGACAGTAGGGGTTATTACTCGTCCGTTTATGTTTGAGGGACGGCGACGCACATCTCAAGCTGAACAAGGTATTGAAGCACTTCAAAGTCGAGTGGATACGCTTATTGTGATCCCCAATGACAAACTGCTATCTGTGATCTCTGAGCAAACACCTGTACAAGAAGCTTTCCGGATAGCTGATGATATTCTGCGTCAAGGGGTGCAAGGCATTTCTGACATTATTACTATTCCAGGATTAGTTAATGTTGACTTTGCGGATGTCCGAGCAATTATGGCAGATGCAGGTTCAGCATTGATGGGTATTGGTATTGGTTCTGGCAAATCTCGTGCCAGAGAAGCAGCAAATGCGGCGATTTCTTCTCCTCTTCTCGAATCCTCAATTGAGGGAGCGAAGGGTGTCGTTTTCAATATTACTGGCGGTTACGATCTGACCTTACATGAAGTCAATGCTGCTGCTGAGACAATATATGAAGTAGTAGACCCTAATGCTAATATTATTTTTGGTGCAGTTATTGACGAAAGACTACAAGGTGAAATACGAATTACAGTAATTGCTACAGGATTTAATACAGAAGCTGCTGCAGAGCCGCAGTCTAGTGTAAAAGTTATCTCAAAGCCGCAAAAAGAAGCAGCGCCAACAAATCCTCCTCCTGCTATCGAGATAGAAACTGTAGAAAAACCAGGGCTAGATATTCCTGAGTTTCTCCAAAGAAGACGAAATCCTCGCTCTTAG
- a CDS encoding cell division protein FtsQ/DivIB → MTSIESVSRSDLEQRRKMLRTHRRLKMLQAAWQTLAVGGMLGGLVWATTQPIWVLQEPSQVTIEGNQLLATPAIKSLLPVSYPQSLLRIQPEAIAHSLESQPTIAAATVTRALFPPGLRVVIKERIPVAIAYIRPPQAVTTDVQANMGFVDADGVWIPFQTYATQSSNLELPQLKVVGPWERYHSYWSSIYRSVSRSPVKISEIDCQDPTNIILKTELGIVHLGAYSTRLTQQLHVLDQMRQFPQQLNLSQIAYIDLSNPDAPAVQMNQ, encoded by the coding sequence ATGACCAGCATCGAATCAGTTTCGCGCTCAGATTTAGAGCAAAGACGAAAAATGTTGCGTACTCACAGACGCCTCAAAATGTTACAGGCTGCATGGCAAACCTTAGCAGTAGGTGGAATGTTGGGCGGTTTAGTTTGGGCGACGACTCAACCTATTTGGGTACTACAAGAGCCTAGCCAAGTCACAATTGAAGGAAACCAACTTCTGGCGACACCCGCAATTAAGTCATTACTACCAGTCTCTTATCCACAGTCATTGCTGCGAATTCAACCTGAGGCGATCGCACACTCTTTGGAGTCTCAACCAACGATCGCTGCTGCGACTGTCACCCGCGCATTATTTCCCCCAGGGCTACGAGTGGTTATTAAAGAAAGAATTCCTGTTGCGATCGCCTACATTAGACCACCCCAAGCTGTCACAACGGATGTGCAAGCCAATATGGGTTTTGTAGATGCAGATGGGGTATGGATTCCTTTTCAAACCTATGCTACTCAATCTTCAAATTTAGAACTACCTCAATTAAAAGTTGTTGGTCCGTGGGAACGCTATCATTCTTATTGGTCTTCAATATATCGAAGTGTTAGTCGTAGCCCAGTTAAGATATCTGAAATTGACTGCCAAGATCCAACCAATATTATTCTCAAAACCGAATTAGGTATTGTACATCTTGGTGCGTATAGTACAAGATTAACTCAACAACTACACGTCCTCGATCAAATGCGGCAATTTCCCCAGCAATTAAATCTTAGTCAAATTGCTTACATCGATCTCTCTAATCCTGACGCTCCAGCAGTACAAATGAACCAGTAA
- the aroC gene encoding chorismate synthase, translating to MGNTFGHLFRVTTFGESHGGGVGVVIDGCPPRLEISPAEIQQELDRRRPGQSKITTPRKEADICEILSGVFEGKTLGTPIAIVVRNKDTRPQDYDEMAQKYRPSHADATYDAKYGVRNWQGGGRSSARETIGRVAAGAIAKKILFAVAGVEIIGYVKRIKDLEGVIDPNTVTSAQVESNIVRCPDAECAERMIEHIEQIGRQGDSIGGVVECVARNVPKGLGEPVFDKLEADIAKGVMSLPASKGFEIGSGFAGTLLTGSEHNDEFYTNESGEIRTVTNRSGGIQGGISNGENIVLRVAFKPTATIRKEQRTVTREGEETLLAAKGRHDPCVLPRAVPMVEAMVALVLCDHLLRHQGQCGVL from the coding sequence ATGGGTAATACTTTTGGGCACTTATTTCGGGTAACGACTTTTGGCGAATCTCACGGTGGTGGCGTTGGGGTGGTTATTGATGGTTGTCCACCACGCTTAGAAATTTCTCCTGCAGAAATTCAACAAGAACTAGATCGCAGGCGTCCAGGTCAAAGTAAAATTACGACGCCACGCAAAGAAGCTGATATATGCGAGATCCTATCAGGGGTATTTGAAGGGAAAACCTTGGGAACTCCAATTGCAATTGTGGTTCGCAACAAAGACACTCGCCCGCAAGACTATGATGAAATGGCACAAAAATACCGTCCATCACACGCAGATGCGACTTATGATGCCAAATATGGCGTTCGGAACTGGCAAGGTGGCGGAAGATCCTCTGCACGCGAAACAATTGGGAGAGTAGCAGCAGGGGCGATCGCCAAAAAAATTCTGTTCGCGGTGGCTGGTGTCGAAATTATTGGTTATGTCAAACGAATTAAAGATTTAGAAGGCGTTATCGATCCCAACACTGTCACCAGCGCGCAAGTTGAAAGTAATATTGTCCGCTGTCCTGACGCTGAATGTGCTGAACGCATGATTGAACATATTGAACAAATCGGACGTCAGGGGGATTCGATTGGTGGTGTCGTTGAATGCGTAGCGCGGAATGTACCCAAAGGCTTAGGAGAACCTGTTTTTGACAAATTGGAAGCCGATATTGCTAAAGGTGTGATGTCTCTACCAGCGTCTAAAGGTTTTGAAATTGGTTCTGGCTTTGCAGGTACGTTACTGACTGGTAGCGAACACAATGATGAATTCTACACGAATGAAAGTGGAGAAATTCGTACAGTAACTAATCGTTCGGGTGGCATTCAGGGAGGAATTTCTAACGGAGAAAATATTGTTTTGCGCGTGGCATTTAAACCAACGGCAACAATTCGCAAGGAACAACGTACAGTTACTCGTGAAGGGGAAGAAACATTACTAGCCGCCAAAGGAAGACACGATCCATGTGTGTTACCCCGTGCTGTACCTATGGTAGAAGCAATGGTAGCTTTAGTACTGTGCGATCACCTACTGCGGCATCAAGGACAGTGCGGAGTGTTATAG
- a CDS encoding alpha/beta fold hydrolase, with protein sequence MVIDKLDFILYAQHGWADTGKAIASLAHRLATPKTLIVAPNLGFVNTWLQINPLIQAVEQIAIETNARYPDTPIRIVGHSMGGLIWLEVLNRHPEWWSRVESLVLVASPVGGADLARVLDPLSLGVGIARDLGKNRRGIAEAIAKEIPTLIIAGDFDNGSDGTIPIGSTKFRNAQFVLLPGLSHAIMRHHSDVATVIKDFWTSEKTLTDIPDPDLTDILIQRLQLVSGITDAHHRDFTKAQVCFTLENGISICTWKNPLGIDHVFVSCPEGKCLYSGFVGWLHSENLRQTLQEIERKFTKNS encoded by the coding sequence ATGGTCATTGATAAACTAGATTTTATTCTCTATGCACAGCACGGTTGGGCTGATACAGGTAAGGCGATCGCATCATTAGCACATCGCTTGGCAACTCCGAAAACACTTATCGTTGCCCCAAACTTGGGCTTTGTTAATACTTGGTTGCAAATTAATCCTTTAATTCAAGCAGTAGAACAAATTGCCATCGAAACAAATGCGCGATATCCAGACACACCTATCCGCATTGTTGGTCATTCGATGGGAGGATTAATCTGGCTAGAAGTCCTCAATCGTCATCCCGAATGGTGGTCAAGAGTTGAATCATTAGTCCTCGTTGCCTCGCCTGTGGGAGGTGCAGACTTAGCAAGAGTGCTTGATCCCCTAAGTTTAGGAGTTGGTATTGCCCGCGACTTAGGCAAAAATCGCCGAGGAATTGCGGAAGCGATCGCCAAAGAGATCCCCACGTTGATCATTGCCGGAGATTTTGATAACGGTAGCGATGGCACAATTCCAATAGGTTCGACAAAATTTCGCAATGCCCAGTTTGTTTTACTTCCTGGCTTATCTCACGCAATTATGCGTCACCACTCTGACGTAGCAACTGTTATTAAAGATTTTTGGACTAGCGAAAAAACACTAACTGATATTCCCGATCCTGATTTAACTGATATACTCATTCAGCGGTTGCAACTCGTTTCCGGTATCACAGACGCGCATCATCGAGACTTTACTAAAGCCCAAGTTTGCTTCACTTTAGAAAATGGTATTTCTATATGCACATGGAAAAATCCATTAGGCATAGATCACGTCTTTGTCAGTTGTCCCGAAGGTAAATGTCTTTACAGTGGCTTTGTTGGTTGGCTGCACTCAGAAAATTTACGTCAAACTCTTCAAGAAATAGAACGAAAATTCACTAAAAACTCTTAG
- a CDS encoding SemiSWEET transporter has protein sequence MDSVTILGLIAGTLTTIAFLPQLFKTWQSKSAKDVSLGMLMIFSTGVFLWLIYGIYLQALPIILANLITLIFNLIILGLKIRYR, from the coding sequence ATGGATTCTGTGACAATCTTAGGACTAATAGCCGGAACATTAACAACAATTGCCTTCTTACCACAATTATTTAAAACATGGCAATCAAAATCAGCCAAAGATGTTTCTTTGGGGATGTTAATGATATTTTCCACAGGCGTATTTTTGTGGTTAATTTATGGTATTTATCTTCAAGCTTTACCTATTATTCTTGCTAACTTAATTACACTGATTTTCAACTTAATAATTTTAGGTCTTAAAATAAGATATAGATGA